In Hippoglossus stenolepis isolate QCI-W04-F060 chromosome 5, HSTE1.2, whole genome shotgun sequence, one genomic interval encodes:
- the LOC118109556 gene encoding zinc finger protein 609, translating into MSLSSGPAGGKGVDSNAVDTYDSGDEWDIGVGNLIIDLDADLEKDKLEMSSSKEGGGMAAPPSSVSALPDNIKFVSPVAATQGKETKSKSKRSKNSKDGIKAPVSDGVKKEIQGRAPGDPPPQNPNSTPPKGTDKSSKPSRTTLPAVKKDKDGISGKTKKEKMEVVATGVVNTEKETLAPILPLGAPRSGPFEGQQNPELAAAEQLGNMALDSAGMGQPVAMTTEQEEVDSVECRNLKKVVGGEKMESPVSTPAPPPLHLLAPVTNSDISSPCEQIMVRTRSVAVNTADAALATEPECLGPCEPGTSVNLEGIVWQETEDGMLVVNVTWRNKTYVGTLLDCTRHDWAPPRFCESPTSDVEMRSGRGRGKRMRPSSNTLLNDNSNSSDNKGSGSSKTRGAAANSKGRRGSQTTSATEDAKASPSSAKRKTKPASDMEPTSSSEDTKASKRMRTNSTGAAPPLPGGKPDPLPPPQLDRTCPSPMLIDCPHPNCNKKYKHINGLKYHQARAHNDHDVRLDQDVDSEYGDDPALHPDLASCNGAAISPARSTTPKGRGFDASSPSPGKLTSKGKKKAGEPEPEVTDGGEEGACLTDEASNDGMDDRKAKKMASKPDKGTPKGLKPGRPAAPAAPGAPSPCALQASSPSLGSVVQSVPKSPQLKNIQPKPPPLADPASSPALAKDKKKKDKKKREGGKEGDSPKAMCKGGRSEEGKSPYSDASDTLLNGSTEAHQSRLASIKAAADKVYSFSDNAPSPSIGAASRMEAGLAPHLNQNGADNASVKTSSPAYSDISDAGDDGEGKAEGVKVKSEPEQGPREGAKKALFPPQPPSKESPYYPNYDSYYSPTYPNPSPGAAPAATPHVEGAQVKVKKEKEEEPEVEEEVVKLKVEPQEERKVEPGLQQPSVIQQRPNMYTQPMYYNQYYVPPYSYSADQAYHAHLLASNPAYRQQYEERHRQVDKKPEGKEREAAGKDEWKQKASVPPTLSRAPSLTDLGAKGGPNPAKSKEPLPTSEQAKSVIMAKGEDAKAPSAQPEGLKMKLSEAGHHGKEEAKPGVESGRPTGVEPAMWYRQEPDSRLWPYVYPNKYSEAPKPQEEDRWKDERERERDRKVKEERPRPKEGLQKEEVKEGAEGRTQLPPEEHRGGGKEPHPPHMQFSSPLAQHQGYMPYMHGPYAYSQGYEPSHPGYRGMPSVMMQNYPGSYLPAGYAFSYGGKVGAGEEGEKPSRSSPTVKPSGEAKALDLLQQHASHYKSKSPSIQDNKTPHERERDRERDRERDREREREGDRPRSSPSQRILPSHHHLGYPLLSGQYDLSYASGLSSSAIVASQQASAPSMYPPARR; encoded by the exons ATGTCCCTCAGCAGCGGCCCTGCAGGCGGGAAAGGTGTGGACTCCAACGCGGTGGACACGTACGACAGTGGTGATGAGTGGGATATCGGTGTTGGCAATCTGATAATTGACCTAGACGCTGACCTGGAGAAGGACAAACTAGAGATGTCGAGCAgtaaggagggagggggcaTGGCTGCCCCTCccagctctgtgtctgctttACCTGACAATATAAAGTTTGTTAGTCCTGTGGCCGCCACGCAGGGCAAAGAGACCAAATCAAAATCCAAGCGCAGTAAAAACTCTAAGGACGGTATTAAGGCCCCAGTCTCGGACGGAGTCAAGAAGGAGATTCAGGGTCGGGCCCCCGGGGACCCCCCACCACAGAACCCCAACTCTACCCCTCCTAAGGGAACGGACAAATCTAGTAAACCCTCCCGTACAACCCTCCCTGCTGTGAAAAAGGACAAGGATGGGATATCTGGGAAAACTAAGAAGGAGAAAATGGAGGTTGTAGCCACAGGAGTGGTTAACACTGAGAAGGAAACCCTGGCCCCCATCCTGCCATTAGGGGCCCCTCGCAGCGGCCCATTCGAGGGCCAACAAAACCCTGAGTTGGCTGCAGCCGAGCAGCTCGGGAATATGGCACTGGACTCGGCAGGGATGGGTCAGCCCGTCGCCATGacaacagagcaggaggaggtggacagcGTTGAATGCCGAAATCTGAAGAAAGTCGTAGGTGGTGAGAAG aTGGAGTCTCCAGTCTCCACCCCtgcgcctcctcctctccacctcctcgctCCCGTCACCAACAGCGACATCTCGTCTCCCTGTGAGCAGATCATGGTCCGCACGCGCTCCGTAGCGGTGAACACAGCGGATGCGGCGCTGGCCACAGAGCCAGAGTGTCTCGGACCCTGTGAGCCGGGCACCAGTGTGAACCTGGAGGGGATCGTGTGGCAGGAGACGGAGGACG gcatgCTGGTTGTGAACGTCACCTGGAGGAACAAGACGTATGTGGGAACTCTGCTGGACTGCACCAGACATGACTGGGCCCCAccaag GTTCTGCGAGTCTCCCACCAGTGACGTGGAGATGCGGAGCGGTCGTGGTCGGGGGAAGAGGATGCGTCCCAGCAGCAACACGCTGCTGAATGACAACAGCAACTCCTCCGACAACAAAGGCAGCGGCAGCAGTAAGACTCGTGGAGCTGCTGCGAACAGCAAAGGGCGACGAGGCAGCCAGACAACCAGCGCCACCGAGGACGCCAAGGCCAGCCCGTCCTCCGCCAAGAGGAAGACCAAACCTGCCTCTGATATGGAGCCCACCTCCAGCTCCGAGGACACAAAGGCTTCGAAACGCATGAGAACGAACTCCACTGGTGCTGCGCCCCCCCTCCCTGGAGGTAAACCTGATCCCCTGCCCCCCCCACAGCTGGACCGCACCTGCCCCTCCCCTATGCTCATTGACTGCCCCCACCCCAACTGTAACAAGAAGTACAAGCACATTAACGGGTTGAAGTACCACCAGGCTCGAGCCCATAATGACCACGACGTCCGTTTGGACCAGGACGTAGACAGTGAATACGGGGACGACCCGGCCCTCCATCCTGACCTCGCCTCCTGCAACGGTGCCGCCATTTCCCCCGCCCGCTCCACCACACCTAAAGGACGAGGCTTTGACGCCTCCTCCCCGTCGCCAGGGAAGCTAACGTCAAAGGGAAAGAAGAAAGCAGGGGAGCCTGAGCCCGAGGTGACAGACGGTGGCGAGGAGGGAGCATGTTTGACTGATGAGGCCAGCAATGACGGGATGGACGACAGAAAGGCCAAGAAGATGGCGAGCAAGCCTGATAAAGGGACTCCGAAAGGCTTAAAGCCAGGCCGCCCTGCGGCCCCCGCTGCCCCTGGGGCCCCCTCTCCCTGCGCCCTGCAGGcgtcctccccctctctggGCTCTGTGGTACAGTCCGTTCCCAAGAGCCCTCAACTGAAGAACATCCAACCCAAACCTCCTCCATTGGCTGACCCCGCGTCCAGCCCCGCCCTCGCcaaggacaagaagaagaaggacaagaagaagCGGGAGGGGGGGAAGGAGGGGGACAGTCCAAAGGCGATGTGTAAGGGGGGGAGGTCTGAGGAGGGGAAGAGCCCATACTCTGATGCGTCGGACACTTTGCTCAACGGCTCCACAGAAGCTCACCAGAGCCGGTTGGCCAGCATCAAGGCCGCGGCCGACAAGGTGTACAGCTTCTCGGACAACGCACCCAGCCCGTCCATCGGTGCGGCCAGCCGGATGGAGGCCGGCCTCGCGCCCCACCTCAACCAGAACGGAGCCGACAACGCATCCGTCAAAACCAGCAGCCCCGCCTACTCCGACATCTCTGATGCAGGGGATGACGGAGAGGGGAAGGCGGAGGGCGTGAAGGTCAAGTCAGAGCCTGAACAGGGGCCTCGCGAAGGGGCCAAGAAGGCGCTGTTCCCCCCTCAGCCGCCCAGTAAGGAATCACCCTACTACCCTAACTATGACTCCTACTATTCACCCACTTACCCCAACCCCAGCCCAGGGGCAGCACCGGCAGCAACGCCTCACGTGGAGGGAGCTcaggtgaaggtgaagaaggagaaggaggaggagccagaggtggaggaggaggtggtcaAACTGAAGGTGGAGcctcaggaggagaggaaggtggagCCAGGGCTCCAGCAGCCCTCAGTCATCCAGCAGCGCCCCAACATGTACACCCAGCCTATGTACTACAACCAGTACTACGTCCCCCCCTACTCCTACTCAGCTGACCAGGCCTACCACGCCCACCTGCTGGCCTCTAACCCCGCCTACCGCCAGCAATACGAGGAGAGGCATCGGCAGGTCGACAAGAAGCCTGAGGGCAAAGAGCGGGAGGCTGCTGGGAAAGACGAGTGGAAGCAAAAAGCCTCTGTGCCCCCCACGCTGTCCAGAGCCCCCAGCCTCACTGACCTGGGCGCAAAGGGGGGGCCGAACCCGGCCAAGTCTAAAGAGCCCCTGCCAACTTCAGAGCAGGCCAAGTCCGTCATCATGGCGAAGGGAGAGGACGCCAAAGCCCCCTCCGCCCAGCCTGAGGGTCTTAAGATGAAGCTGAGTGAAGCAGGGCATCATGGGAAGGAGGAAGCTAAGCCAGGGGTGGAGTCAGGCAGGCCGACAGGTGTAGAGCCCGCCATGTGGTACAGACAG GAACCCGACTCACGCCTGTGGCCCTACGTCTACCCCAACAAATACTCTGAGGCCCCCAAGCCgcaggaggaggacaggtgGAAGGAcgagagggagcgagagcgagacaggaaggtgaaggaggagaggccTCGGCCCAAGGAGGGCCTCCaaaaagaggaggtgaaggaggggGCGGAGGGCAGGACGCAGCTGCCTCCAGAGGAGCACAGAGGGGGAGGGAAGGAACCGCATCCCCCACACATGCAGTTCTCCTCCCCCCTGGCCCAGCACCAGGGCTACATGCCCTACATGCACGGACCCTACGCCTACAGCCAGGGCTACGAGCCCAGCCACCCCGGCTACAGAGGCATGCCCTCCGTCATGATGCAGAACTACCCCG GCTCGTACCTGCCGGCCGGTTACGCCTTCTCGTACGGAGGGAAGGTGGGGGCGGGAGAAGAGGGTGAGAAACCCTCCAGGTCCAGTCCCACGGTGAAGCCGTCCGGTGAGGCCAAAGCTCTGGACCTGTTGCAGCAGCACGCCAGCCATTACAAGAGCAAATCGCCGTCCATCCAAGACAACAAGACGCCACACGAacgagagcgagacagagagcgagacagagagcgagacagagagcgagaaagagaagGCGACCGACCGCGATCTTCACCCTCCCAACGCATCCTGCCCTCGCATCATCACCTGGGATACCCTCTGCTGTCGGGACAGTACGACCTGTCCTACGCTTCAG gtctctcctcctcagccatCGTCGCCAGTCAGCAAGCTTCCGCCCCGTCCATGTACCCCCCCGCACGGAGGTGA
- the LOC118110179 gene encoding GRAM domain-containing protein 2A isoform X2, which translates to MDAGIRRHLGYVAEGDGPKTLQLIDDLTYEDVKKCYRGSTVSKYNSQYHKLFQTVPQEEILMKVYSCALLRDILLQGRLYISRNWLCFYANLFGKDIKVCIPVVSVRLVKKHKTAGLVPNGLAITMDTGQKYVFVSLLSRDSVYDVLRRICTHLQVNGKSLSVKLFLEEPSSLSMDEFPEVLKWRRKPSLPAVSSSLPDLLGSSSPSLVADTPFSTHTLTLTDSSLETEKILLTEPVPELGHMEYQLLKVFILLVFLLVLSSCYLAFRVCRLEQQLSFLSSQPTPRERCGEVPCWLANQRTGT; encoded by the exons ATGGACGCGGGCATTAGACGCCATCTTGGATACGTAGCGGAAGGGGACGGACCAAAAAC GCTGCAGCTGATCGATGACCTGACGTATGAAGACGTGAAGAAGTGCTACAGAGGATCA aCGGTCAGCAAATACAACTCTCAGTACCACAAACTGTTCCAGACTGTTCCTCAAGAGGAGATCCTGATGAAAG tgTACTCGTGTGCGTTGTTGAGGGACATCCTGTTGCAGGGGCGACTGTACATCTCCAGAAACTGGTTGTGTTTCTATGCGAACCTGTTTGGTAAAGACATCAAG GTTTGTATCCCCGTGGTGTCGGTTCGTCTGGTGAAGAAGCACAAAACCGCCGGCCTGGTGCCGAACGGACTCGCCATCACCATGGACACTGGACAGAAG tatgtgtttgtgtccctgCTGTCCAGAGACAGTGTCTATGACGTCTTGCGGAGGATCTGCACTCATCTGCAG gtgaaCGGGAAGAGTCTGAGTGTGAAACTGTTCCTGGAGGAGCCCAGTTCTCTGTCAATG gaCGAGTTTCCAGAGGTGttgaagtggaggaggaaaccgTCGCTCCCCGCCGTCTCCTCGTCCCTCCCAGACCTGCTGGGAAGCTCCTCCCCCAGCCTCGTGGCCGACACGCCCTTCAGCACGCACACGCTCACGCTGACCG ACAGCAGCCTGGAGACCGAGAAGATCCTGCTGACAGAACCGGTACCTGAACTGGGCCACATGGAGTACCAGCTGCTCAAAGTCTTCATCCTGCT tgtcttcCTGCTGGTCCTCTCCTCCTGTTATCTGGCCTTCAGAGTTTGTCGtctggagcagcagctcagtttCCTGAGCAGCCAGCCGACGCCGAGGGAAAG gTGTGGAGAGGTGCCCTGTTggctggccaatcagaggacAGGGACCTGA
- the LOC118110179 gene encoding GRAM domain-containing protein 2A isoform X1, producing MMMMMSENLEQSEDVLPPHELEPPREEDGHCPLPFRLQLIDDLTYEDVKKCYRGSTVSKYNSQYHKLFQTVPQEEILMKVYSCALLRDILLQGRLYISRNWLCFYANLFGKDIKVCIPVVSVRLVKKHKTAGLVPNGLAITMDTGQKYVFVSLLSRDSVYDVLRRICTHLQVNGKSLSVKLFLEEPSSLSMDEFPEVLKWRRKPSLPAVSSSLPDLLGSSSPSLVADTPFSTHTLTLTDSSLETEKILLTEPVPELGHMEYQLLKVFILLVFLLVLSSCYLAFRVCRLEQQLSFLSSQPTPRERCGEVPCWLANQRTGT from the exons atgatgatgatgatgtcggAAAACTTGGAGCAGAGCGAAGACGTCCTTCCCCCCCATGAGCTGGAGCCCCCCAGGGAGGAGGACGGACACTGCCCCCTGCCCTTCAG GCTGCAGCTGATCGATGACCTGACGTATGAAGACGTGAAGAAGTGCTACAGAGGATCA aCGGTCAGCAAATACAACTCTCAGTACCACAAACTGTTCCAGACTGTTCCTCAAGAGGAGATCCTGATGAAAG tgTACTCGTGTGCGTTGTTGAGGGACATCCTGTTGCAGGGGCGACTGTACATCTCCAGAAACTGGTTGTGTTTCTATGCGAACCTGTTTGGTAAAGACATCAAG GTTTGTATCCCCGTGGTGTCGGTTCGTCTGGTGAAGAAGCACAAAACCGCCGGCCTGGTGCCGAACGGACTCGCCATCACCATGGACACTGGACAGAAG tatgtgtttgtgtccctgCTGTCCAGAGACAGTGTCTATGACGTCTTGCGGAGGATCTGCACTCATCTGCAG gtgaaCGGGAAGAGTCTGAGTGTGAAACTGTTCCTGGAGGAGCCCAGTTCTCTGTCAATG gaCGAGTTTCCAGAGGTGttgaagtggaggaggaaaccgTCGCTCCCCGCCGTCTCCTCGTCCCTCCCAGACCTGCTGGGAAGCTCCTCCCCCAGCCTCGTGGCCGACACGCCCTTCAGCACGCACACGCTCACGCTGACCG ACAGCAGCCTGGAGACCGAGAAGATCCTGCTGACAGAACCGGTACCTGAACTGGGCCACATGGAGTACCAGCTGCTCAAAGTCTTCATCCTGCT tgtcttcCTGCTGGTCCTCTCCTCCTGTTATCTGGCCTTCAGAGTTTGTCGtctggagcagcagctcagtttCCTGAGCAGCCAGCCGACGCCGAGGGAAAG gTGTGGAGAGGTGCCCTGTTggctggccaatcagaggacAGGGACCTGA